Proteins found in one candidate division TA06 bacterium genomic segment:
- the thiL gene encoding thiamine-phosphate kinase produces the protein MAKKISDIGEFGLIERIKKTTGKISKNSRVLLGIGDDAALFKLTPGKICAATTDTMVEGIHFDLRYASFFDLGYKAMASNLSDISAMGGNPSLALVTLTLPSKTSVKQIDQLYAGMQALAKKHGVVVAGGDIVKSRELSVTLTLLGECDPKNTGLRSGARSGDAVLVTGDLGGSQAGFELLNAKCRIQPFDVAQGKNLKLVRKHLRPEPRVAEAKLLVSRFKLHGMIDISDGLASELHHLSKASKTGIIMDQGALPVAEQAIIIGKMLGRDPLRYCLYGGEEYELLFTLPPREAIKAKAQIQKLGTACTIIGRVVKGGQVSIIAQNGKREKLTNQGYTHF, from the coding sequence GTGGCAAAAAAGATATCTGACATAGGCGAGTTCGGCCTGATAGAACGGATCAAAAAAACGACTGGAAAAATTTCCAAGAACAGCAGGGTCCTGTTGGGAATAGGCGATGATGCCGCTCTTTTCAAGCTGACCCCGGGCAAAATATGCGCCGCCACAACGGATACCATGGTGGAGGGTATACATTTCGATCTTCGCTACGCATCGTTCTTTGACCTGGGATACAAGGCCATGGCCTCCAACCTTTCCGACATCTCGGCCATGGGGGGGAACCCTTCGTTGGCTTTGGTAACATTGACGCTTCCTTCAAAAACCAGCGTCAAGCAAATAGACCAACTTTATGCCGGAATGCAAGCGCTGGCAAAAAAACACGGGGTTGTTGTCGCCGGGGGCGACATCGTCAAAAGCCGGGAGCTCTCCGTAACCCTGACACTGCTTGGTGAGTGCGATCCCAAAAATACCGGACTGCGCTCCGGAGCCAGGTCCGGGGATGCAGTGCTGGTGACGGGCGATCTGGGGGGGAGCCAGGCGGGCTTTGAACTGCTGAATGCAAAATGCAGAATACAACCCTTCGATGTCGCTCAGGGCAAGAATCTAAAATTGGTTAGAAAGCACCTGCGGCCGGAACCCAGGGTAGCAGAAGCCAAGTTACTGGTTTCCCGGTTCAAACTGCACGGGATGATTGATATTTCGGACGGACTTGCCTCGGAACTGCATCACCTGTCCAAAGCCAGCAAGACCGGCATCATCATGGACCAGGGGGCCCTGCCGGTGGCAGAGCAGGCGATAATCATCGGGAAGATGCTGGGCCGCGATCCCCTAAGATACTGCCTTTACGGCGGGGAGGAGTATGAGCTGCTTTTCACCCTGCCGCCCCGGGAAGCCATAAAAGCCAAAGCCCAGATCCAAAAGCTGGGAACGGCCTGCACCATCATCGGGCGGGTGGTCAAAGGCGGTCAGGTCAGCATCATCGCCCAAAACGGCAAAAGAGAAAAATTAACAAACCAGGGTTATACCCATTTTTAA
- a CDS encoding CPBP family intramembrane metalloprotease: protein MKKYLLRIFILLLLFVQIASATTRDTLSAQINGTIKWITHKKSNYAVARSILLDVKKQLPDTAFGGKCFYALCLAYRGMCNHEATYYYATKALNNAKTWGDSALAFAIQGEALYNIGIYERAGLSLGNARVLALTNDEKYFKLFQYLDSVRIGGEEARDDEKTKPYLQKLFFIIKRAIFYIGDRYTWAYTIFNGNNWYFLINSMFLTACYLLFIKVKYKANILLNYAYNYYLLYFSILLLWNVIITNYLIYNGRIDYFTNWNDEMPMLSLCFSQLIFALAYVVFDYTKKWKIAKEIIQCIKDIPLVKQIKWAVIGIVIMVTIRIVLAVVKLYPIVLSSLFIKPGLFNTRYFIIYVIAITIAAPIFEEVFMRWLVYRSVRKVTNLWVGLLATTIIGLLLHGQTYSNISVFYLINLILISTVSSILVEKTGSILPSIIVHMFNNVISFI from the coding sequence ATGAAAAAATATTTATTACGCATATTCATATTATTATTATTATTTGTACAAATTGCATCTGCAACGACAAGAGACACCTTATCTGCGCAAATAAATGGAACAATAAAATGGATTACACACAAAAAAAGCAATTATGCTGTTGCAAGATCAATACTTTTGGACGTCAAAAAGCAACTGCCAGATACTGCTTTTGGAGGTAAATGCTTTTATGCATTGTGTTTGGCTTACAGAGGTATGTGTAATCATGAAGCAACTTATTATTATGCCACCAAGGCTTTAAACAATGCAAAAACATGGGGCGATTCTGCTTTAGCTTTCGCAATCCAGGGGGAGGCGCTTTATAATATTGGTATTTATGAAAGGGCCGGGTTATCTTTGGGAAATGCAAGAGTATTAGCCTTGACAAATGATGAAAAATATTTTAAACTCTTTCAATATCTTGACAGTGTGAGAATCGGTGGTGAGGAAGCCCGTGACGATGAAAAAACCAAGCCATATTTGCAAAAATTATTTTTTATAATTAAAAGAGCTATATTTTACATCGGAGATCGTTACACCTGGGCGTACACAATATTTAATGGTAATAATTGGTATTTCCTAATTAATTCAATGTTTCTTACGGCATGTTATTTACTGTTTATTAAAGTAAAATATAAAGCCAATATATTATTAAATTATGCGTACAACTATTATTTACTGTATTTTAGTATTTTACTCCTGTGGAATGTCATTATAACCAATTATTTAATTTATAATGGGCGCATTGACTATTTTACAAATTGGAATGATGAAATGCCAATGCTAAGCCTATGCTTTTCCCAGTTAATCTTTGCCTTGGCGTATGTTGTTTTTGATTATACTAAAAAATGGAAAATTGCTAAAGAAATAATCCAGTGCATAAAAGACATACCTTTGGTTAAACAGATAAAATGGGCAGTAATTGGCATAGTAATCATGGTGACAATCCGTATTGTATTGGCTGTAGTAAAATTGTATCCAATTGTATTGAGCAGTTTGTTTATAAAACCCGGTTTGTTCAATACCCGTTATTTTATTATTTATGTAATTGCGATAACAATTGCAGCTCCTATATTTGAAGAAGTGTTCATGAGGTGGCTCGTCTATCGCTCGGTGAGGAAAGTTACTAATTTATGGGTTGGTTTATTGGCAACAACAATAATAGGTTTACTTTTGCACGGGCAAACTTATAGTAACATCAGTGTGTTTTATTTAATAAACCTTATATTGATATCTACAGTATCGTCGATATTGGTAGAAAAAACAGGTTCAATATTGCCGTCAATTATTGTTCATATGTTTAACAATGTAATTTCATTCATATAA
- the ychF gene encoding redox-regulated ATPase YchF yields the protein MQLGIIGLPQSGKTTIFNALTKSCIKVGEYSTGCDVHMGVVKVPDPRLDKLTAMFNPKKKVPATITYVDIGGMAKGVSDSGGLGTEFLTQMHKVDAMILVLRGFADASGAPSPVDDYQTIATELLLSDLSMVERRIERVKIDIKKVKRPELDKELAILDKCRVHLEAEKPLHMLDLFPEESKALRSFQLLTEKPLLPVLNYGEGVDYSALQSALSSASGQEATALCGAIEMDIAQMSDEEAKEFLAEMKIAEPALNKMIRTSYRLLGQISFFTVGEDECRAWTIPLNTKAPQAAGAIHSDLERGFIRAETVSYDHLTEVGTYAAAREKGYVRQEGKEYIVKDGDVINIKFNV from the coding sequence TTGCAATTAGGAATCATCGGCCTGCCCCAGTCGGGCAAGACAACGATCTTCAACGCCCTGACCAAGTCCTGCATTAAAGTAGGTGAATACTCCACCGGCTGCGACGTCCACATGGGCGTGGTCAAGGTACCGGACCCCCGGCTGGACAAGCTGACCGCCATGTTCAACCCCAAGAAGAAGGTCCCGGCCACCATCACCTATGTGGACATCGGCGGCATGGCCAAGGGGGTCTCGGATTCCGGGGGACTGGGCACCGAGTTCCTGACCCAGATGCACAAGGTGGATGCCATGATCCTGGTTTTACGCGGCTTCGCCGACGCCTCCGGCGCCCCATCCCCGGTGGACGATTACCAGACCATTGCCACCGAGCTGCTGCTGTCCGACCTGTCCATGGTGGAGCGGCGGATCGAGCGGGTCAAAATAGACATTAAAAAAGTAAAACGGCCGGAGCTGGACAAGGAACTGGCGATCCTGGATAAATGCCGGGTCCACCTGGAGGCCGAAAAGCCGCTGCACATGCTGGACCTTTTCCCGGAAGAATCCAAGGCCCTCCGCAGTTTTCAGCTGTTGACCGAGAAGCCGCTGCTGCCGGTGCTGAATTACGGGGAAGGCGTGGATTACTCTGCCCTGCAAAGCGCCTTGTCCTCGGCCAGCGGCCAGGAGGCCACCGCCCTATGCGGAGCCATCGAGATGGACATCGCCCAGATGTCGGACGAGGAGGCCAAAGAATTCCTGGCCGAGATGAAGATCGCCGAGCCGGCCCTGAACAAGATGATCCGAACCTCGTACCGGCTGCTGGGCCAGATATCCTTTTTCACCGTGGGCGAGGACGAGTGCCGGGCCTGGACCATTCCTTTAAACACCAAGGCCCCCCAGGCGGCCGGGGCCATCCACTCCGACCTGGAGCGGGGATTCATCCGGGCCGAGACGGTCTCCTACGACCACCTGACCGAAGTAGGCACCTACGCCGCCGCCAGGGAAAAGGGCTATGTCAGGCAGGAGGGCAAGGAGTACATAGTCAAGGACGGGGACGTGATCAACATCAAGTTCAATGTCTGA
- a CDS encoding DUF4405 domain-containing protein, giving the protein MNKQKALKWLNLALFALFAVQAVTGVLAFTGLLENAEVAGEIHEYAGLAMVLVVLAHLWLNWGWVKLNFLARKK; this is encoded by the coding sequence ATGAATAAACAGAAAGCACTTAAATGGCTGAACCTGGCGCTGTTTGCGCTGTTCGCAGTCCAGGCGGTGACCGGGGTGCTGGCCTTTACCGGGCTGCTGGAGAACGCCGAGGTGGCCGGGGAGATACATGAATATGCCGGACTGGCCATGGTCCTGGTTGTCCTGGCGCACCTGTGGCTGAACTGGGGCTGGGTGAAACTTAACTTCCTTGCCAGAAAAAAATAG
- a CDS encoding family 10 glycosylhydrolase, which translates to MWVVRYSLTSPTSVRKIVRSARQAGITDLFVQFFAKGEAYYYSQNLPTAACVSKDFDPLALMLKECKAGGIKMHAWINVYFIWSSEADPRDRRHVYYKGKGWFAADSEGRSLKDYSQKELDRKGLEGVYLSAASPEVKQYLRELVREILFKYDVDGIHLDYVRYGNLNYSYDLSSRNAFYSQYKVDPMAFFTGDPGLKPYWDTWYLWRMYNISDLVSQLKMDIVKFNPWVKLSAAVKPDPDEARAGFGQDWPNWLLNRWVDFVVLMDYSKDTPTVLRLAQKSVRYKGAGQVYVGLGAWRDSMEGIMEKTRELRRAGINDIVLFSYDGLAQRGISFEELKARGF; encoded by the coding sequence ATGTGGGTGGTGCGCTATTCCCTGACCAGCCCGACCAGCGTCAGGAAGATCGTCCGCTCGGCCCGGCAGGCCGGCATCACCGATCTGTTTGTCCAGTTCTTCGCCAAGGGCGAGGCCTATTACTATTCCCAAAACCTGCCCACCGCCGCTTGCGTCTCCAAGGACTTCGACCCCCTGGCCCTGATGCTGAAAGAATGCAAGGCCGGCGGCATCAAGATGCACGCCTGGATCAACGTCTACTTCATCTGGTCATCCGAGGCGGATCCCAGGGACCGGAGGCATGTCTATTACAAGGGCAAGGGGTGGTTCGCCGCCGATTCCGAGGGCCGTTCGTTAAAGGACTACAGCCAGAAAGAGCTGGACCGGAAAGGACTGGAAGGGGTCTATCTTTCAGCGGCCAGCCCCGAGGTCAAGCAATATCTTCGGGAACTGGTGCGGGAGATCCTCTTCAAATACGACGTGGACGGCATCCACCTGGACTACGTGCGCTACGGCAACCTCAACTATTCCTACGACCTTTCCAGCCGCAATGCCTTTTACAGCCAGTACAAGGTGGACCCCATGGCCTTTTTCACCGGGGACCCCGGCCTAAAGCCTTATTGGGATACCTGGTATCTGTGGAGGATGTACAACATCTCGGACCTGGTCTCCCAGCTGAAGATGGACATCGTAAAATTCAATCCCTGGGTCAAGCTCTCGGCTGCGGTCAAGCCCGATCCCGACGAGGCCCGGGCCGGTTTCGGCCAGGACTGGCCCAACTGGCTGCTGAACCGCTGGGTGGATTTCGTGGTGCTGATGGATTACTCCAAGGACACTCCCACCGTCCTGCGGCTGGCCCAGAAATCGGTGCGCTACAAGGGGGCGGGACAGGTCTACGTGGGGCTGGGAGCCTGGCGCGACAGCATGGAGGGTATCATGGAGAAGACCCGGGAACTGCGGCGGGCGGGCATCAACGACATCGTGCTGTTCTCCTACGACGGCCTGGCCCAGCGGGGGATAAGTTTTGAGGAACTTAAAGCCAGGGGGTTTTAA
- a CDS encoding acyltransferase: MKTGFVQFNPAFGQVSKNLQTIHRLVSSVKADLLVLPELCLSGYNFASKDEVRQLSETSEGPSIKALKLLSKKTGTILVAGFAEQAGNKVYNSSILIRPSGKTDIYRKTHLFWNEKKWFIPGDTGFKVFRAGQVKIGMMICYDWFFPEAARSMALNGAQIICHPANLVLPYCPRSMPVRALENKVFTITANRTGREKRGRHDLRFIGQSIMASPDQSILAKAPGKNEAVRVVDIDPKVADNKRVTPLNHLFRDRCPKYYV, from the coding sequence ATGAAGACAGGCTTCGTACAATTCAACCCGGCTTTCGGCCAGGTCAGCAAGAACCTCCAGACCATTCACCGGCTGGTCTCTTCCGTCAAGGCCGACCTGCTGGTGCTGCCGGAGCTGTGCCTGTCCGGTTATAACTTTGCCTCCAAGGACGAGGTCCGGCAGTTATCGGAAACCTCCGAAGGGCCTTCCATCAAAGCCCTTAAACTGCTGTCAAAGAAAACGGGGACCATCCTGGTGGCGGGATTCGCCGAGCAGGCCGGGAACAAAGTATACAATTCGTCCATTCTGATTCGTCCTTCGGGCAAGACCGATATCTATCGCAAGACACATCTCTTCTGGAATGAGAAAAAGTGGTTCATCCCTGGCGATACCGGTTTCAAGGTCTTCCGGGCCGGACAGGTGAAGATCGGGATGATGATCTGCTACGACTGGTTCTTTCCCGAGGCCGCCCGCAGTATGGCTCTTAATGGCGCCCAGATCATCTGCCACCCGGCCAACCTGGTCCTGCCTTATTGCCCAAGATCCATGCCGGTGCGGGCGCTGGAGAACAAGGTGTTCACCATCACCGCCAACCGGACGGGCCGGGAAAAGCGGGGACGGCACGACCTGCGCTTCATCGGGCAGAGCATAATGGCCAGCCCGGATCAGAGCATCCTGGCCAAGGCTCCCGGGAAAAACGAGGCCGTGAGGGTGGTTGACATCGACCCCAAAGTAGCGGATAATAAGAGGGTGACGCCGCTAAACCACCTGTTCCGCGATAGATGCCCGAAATATTATGTTTGA
- a CDS encoding GNAT family N-acetyltransferase: MSQIRRLFEEDLDRYVNIVAEAYPGFKIVTPEDKQKLKERLVKHQEDDPGVSFWGLFREEKMLGGMRLHDLNLQMYETQIKAGGVGMVAVDLLHKKEKICREMIAYFLEHYRQKGYNLATLYPFRPDFYKKMGFGFGTRAFQFRTRPDQLPKGSAKSHVKRLETGDLKEYLACARQFGREHHGMMEKTQAEAEGLLKSPDSKVYGYKKADQVLGYVTFSFKPADANFLQTEMVVRELVYQDPEVLMELMTFLHSQADQIKQVVFITQDEHLNWLFGDIRDGSENLIPPLFQQTAAEGYGMMYRSLNTRRLFEEMKGHNFGEQNCKLKLNIADSFLPANAGALVAQVEFGALTISDEQEYDAEIWLDVSEFSSLLMGAVDYKTLHRLGLSRISDPAYLNTVDRIFRAQNKPICYTYF; the protein is encoded by the coding sequence ATGAGCCAGATACGACGCCTGTTTGAAGAGGATCTTGACCGCTATGTCAACATCGTGGCCGAGGCCTATCCCGGGTTCAAGATCGTCACGCCCGAGGACAAGCAAAAACTCAAGGAACGTTTGGTAAAACACCAGGAGGATGATCCCGGAGTCAGTTTCTGGGGCCTTTTCCGCGAAGAGAAAATGCTGGGCGGGATGCGGCTGCACGACCTGAACCTGCAAATGTACGAGACCCAGATCAAAGCCGGCGGGGTGGGGATGGTGGCGGTGGACCTGCTTCACAAAAAGGAAAAGATCTGCCGGGAGATGATCGCCTATTTTCTGGAACACTACCGCCAGAAAGGTTACAACCTGGCCACCCTGTATCCCTTCCGTCCGGACTTTTACAAGAAGATGGGTTTTGGCTTCGGTACCCGGGCCTTTCAGTTCAGGACCAGGCCCGATCAGCTGCCCAAGGGAAGCGCCAAGAGCCATGTCAAACGGCTGGAGACCGGAGATCTCAAGGAATATCTGGCCTGCGCCCGGCAGTTCGGCCGGGAGCATCACGGAATGATGGAGAAGACCCAGGCCGAGGCCGAGGGCCTGCTGAAAAGCCCGGATTCCAAGGTTTATGGATATAAGAAGGCCGACCAGGTATTGGGGTATGTGACCTTCTCCTTTAAGCCGGCCGACGCCAATTTCCTGCAGACCGAGATGGTGGTGCGGGAATTAGTTTATCAGGATCCGGAGGTCCTCATGGAACTGATGACCTTCCTGCACAGCCAGGCCGACCAGATTAAGCAGGTGGTCTTCATCACCCAGGATGAGCACTTGAACTGGCTGTTCGGTGACATCCGGGACGGCTCTGAGAACCTGATCCCGCCGCTGTTCCAGCAGACCGCCGCCGAGGGTTACGGGATGATGTACCGGTCGCTCAATACCAGAAGGCTGTTTGAGGAGATGAAAGGGCATAATTTCGGCGAACAGAACTGCAAATTGAAACTTAACATCGCCGACAGTTTCCTGCCGGCCAATGCCGGGGCGCTGGTGGCCCAGGTGGAGTTTGGCGCCCTGACCATATCAGACGAACAGGAATACGACGCGGAGATCTGGCTTGATGTTTCCGAGTTCTCCTCCCTGCTGATGGGAGCGGTGGATTACAAAACGCTTCACCGCCTGGGCCTGTCCCGGATCTCCGATCCGGCCTATTTGAACACGGTAGACCGGATTTTCCGGGCCCAAAACAAGCCCATCTGCTACACCTATTTTTAG